In the genome of Terriglobia bacterium, one region contains:
- a CDS encoding UDP-glucose/GDP-mannose dehydrogenase family protein, producing MNKRKGTRQYTPENLKIAVIGVGHVGLPTALCLAELGWEVVGADQDEEKIRHMKAGKSPFYEPGLQTLLTRHLATGKFSVTSDVASAIDAATVLFICVGTPQGEDGEADLSQIEVIARLIAQHLNGYKLIVEKSTVPAVTSLWIKRTILRFAMAQRRSEAGGLNQSTAPAEVDGVPPAPAFDVASNPEFLQEGKAVENFFCPDRIVVGVESERGEEILEAIYRPLKRPMVVTGLTTAELIKHAANAFLSMKISYINMVADICEAVGADVNMVAAGLGLDPRIGPDFLSAGIGYGGYCFPKDLRAFARLAEKHGVRGSLLREVERINEERVDRFLDKVYKALWIVQEKTIGVWGLSFKPNTDDIREAPSLRIVESLVRDGARLRLFDPQAMQRMRQVLPEQPGQITYCSSPYQACEGAHALLLLTEWEEFQSVDLQRVASLMELPILLDGRNALDPEKAARAGLEYISIGRNNTPPIPEAYPSQLSPIVQGLGVNAPAWR from the coding sequence ATGAACAAGCGGAAAGGTACCCGTCAGTACACTCCAGAAAATTTGAAGATTGCAGTCATAGGAGTTGGGCACGTTGGATTGCCAACTGCATTGTGTCTGGCGGAATTGGGCTGGGAAGTAGTCGGCGCTGATCAGGACGAGGAGAAGATTCGCCACATGAAAGCCGGGAAGAGTCCTTTTTATGAGCCCGGGCTGCAGACGCTCCTGACCCGGCACCTTGCGACCGGAAAGTTTAGCGTCACCAGCGACGTTGCCAGCGCCATCGATGCAGCCACCGTGTTGTTCATCTGTGTGGGTACGCCCCAAGGCGAGGACGGAGAGGCCGACCTTTCCCAGATTGAAGTGATTGCGCGCCTTATTGCTCAACACCTGAACGGGTACAAGCTCATCGTGGAAAAGAGCACCGTACCCGCAGTGACCTCGTTGTGGATTAAGCGCACCATCCTGCGCTTTGCGATGGCGCAGCGGCGGTCGGAGGCAGGCGGCCTGAACCAGTCCACAGCGCCTGCGGAGGTCGATGGGGTCCCACCTGCTCCGGCGTTTGATGTTGCCTCCAATCCTGAGTTCCTGCAGGAAGGAAAAGCTGTCGAAAATTTCTTTTGTCCAGACCGCATCGTGGTGGGCGTGGAAAGCGAGCGCGGGGAGGAAATCCTGGAAGCCATCTACCGGCCGCTAAAGCGACCGATGGTTGTGACCGGCCTGACGACAGCGGAGCTGATCAAGCACGCTGCCAACGCCTTCTTGTCAATGAAGATTTCGTACATCAATATGGTCGCCGACATCTGTGAGGCCGTAGGGGCAGACGTGAACATGGTCGCTGCCGGTCTCGGCCTGGATCCGCGCATTGGACCTGACTTTTTGTCCGCAGGGATTGGCTATGGCGGTTATTGTTTTCCAAAAGATCTCCGGGCGTTTGCCCGCCTCGCAGAAAAACATGGCGTCCGCGGCTCATTGCTGCGAGAAGTCGAACGAATCAACGAGGAGCGCGTTGACCGATTCCTGGACAAAGTCTACAAGGCCCTGTGGATCGTGCAAGAGAAAACCATTGGCGTCTGGGGGCTTTCGTTCAAACCCAACACCGATGACATTCGAGAGGCGCCGAGCCTGAGGATTGTGGAATCTCTCGTTAGGGATGGCGCCCGCCTCCGGCTATTTGATCCGCAGGCGATGCAGCGCATGCGGCAGGTACTTCCGGAACAGCCGGGCCAGATTACCTATTGCTCATCGCCTTATCAGGCGTGTGAGGGGGCCCACGCGCTGCTTTTGCTGACGGAATGGGAGGAGTTCCAATCCGTGGACCTGCAGCGGGTCGCAAGCCTGATGGAACTGCCCATCCTGCTGGACGGCAGAAATGCGCTCGATCCTGAAAAGGCAGCCCGAGCCGGACTTGAATACATCTCGATTGGCCGCAACAATACGCCTCCGATTCCCGAGGCATACCCGTCTCAGCTCAGCCCAATCGTGCAGGGGCTCGGAGTCAATGCACCGGCATGGAGATGA
- a CDS encoding sugar transferase, protein MLKVFDLAVMIASFLLAAMPAMYESGLSVSEFFSMRIKVQNFVLFMILLIIWHIILASFSLYESRRLLTSESDIMDTLSATTLCTLAVGAAAMLFHIRLVGAAFIVVMWGASTTAIMLSRLILRYFLHHLRKRGHNLRHVLVVGTNPRAVQFAQRIESRPELGYRVIGFADVNWPGIKAMEQSEKRLVCDLQGIKDFVRNTVVDEILIALPLRSFYGQSAKIAVLCEEQGIVVRFLPRIFNLRRARSTAEDLAGDPLLTLSTGPLDGWPVFVKRTIDLAASTALLLVLSPLLLMTALLIKLTSPGPVLFRQKRLGLNKRQFWICKFRTMVPDAEQRIAELEDLNEVSGPVFKIKNDPRLIPVGKFLRSTSIDELPQLFNVVKGDMSLVGPRPLPLRDCDGLEQDWHRRRFSVRPGITCLWQVNGRSSIPFEKWMELDMQYIDEWSLWLDFKILAGTIPAVLKGSGAA, encoded by the coding sequence ATGCTCAAAGTTTTTGACCTTGCGGTCATGATCGCATCCTTTTTGCTGGCCGCCATGCCTGCCATGTACGAAAGCGGGCTGTCGGTCTCAGAATTCTTTTCCATGCGGATCAAGGTGCAGAACTTTGTTTTGTTCATGATCCTGCTGATCATCTGGCACATCATTCTGGCGTCCTTCAGCCTGTATGAATCCCGACGCCTGCTTACAAGCGAGTCCGACATCATGGACACGCTGAGCGCAACTACGCTTTGCACGCTCGCCGTGGGCGCCGCTGCCATGCTGTTCCACATCAGACTGGTCGGCGCGGCGTTCATCGTGGTGATGTGGGGCGCCAGCACCACGGCGATCATGCTAAGCCGTTTAATTCTTCGTTACTTTCTCCATCACCTTCGCAAGCGCGGGCACAACCTGCGCCACGTGCTGGTCGTAGGGACCAATCCACGTGCGGTGCAATTTGCTCAAAGGATTGAATCCAGGCCCGAGCTTGGGTACCGGGTGATCGGCTTTGCTGATGTAAACTGGCCAGGAATCAAAGCCATGGAACAATCCGAAAAGCGCCTGGTTTGCGATCTCCAGGGCATCAAGGACTTCGTTCGAAACACTGTCGTAGATGAAATCCTGATAGCGTTGCCGCTGAGGTCCTTTTATGGCCAGTCTGCTAAAATCGCAGTCCTGTGTGAAGAACAAGGAATCGTTGTGCGCTTTCTTCCCAGGATTTTCAACCTGCGCAGGGCGCGCTCAACCGCTGAAGATCTTGCCGGTGACCCTTTGCTGACGCTGTCTACCGGACCGCTGGACGGGTGGCCGGTGTTTGTGAAGCGGACAATCGATCTGGCAGCTTCGACAGCGTTGCTGCTTGTTCTCTCACCCTTGTTGCTGATGACGGCCCTGCTGATCAAGCTTACATCGCCCGGACCCGTCCTTTTCCGTCAAAAAAGGCTCGGACTGAACAAGCGTCAATTCTGGATCTGCAAATTCCGGACCATGGTGCCCGACGCTGAACAGCGAATCGCCGAACTGGAAGATCTGAACGAGGTCAGTGGCCCAGTATTCAAAATCAAGAATGACCCTCGCCTTATACCGGTTGGCAAGTTCCTACGGAGCACCAGCATTGACGAATTACCGCAACTGTTTAACGTCGTTAAAGGCGATATGAGCCTGGTGGGGCCGAGGCCGTTGCCGCTTCGTGACTGTGACGGCCTTGAACAGGACTGGCACCGGCGAAGGTTCAGCGTCCGGCCTGGCATCACCTGCCTTTGGCAGGTAAACGGCCGAAGCTCCATACCTTTCGAAAAGTGGATGGAACTCGATATGCAGTATATCGACGAGTGGTCGTTGTGGCTCGACTTCAAAATCCTCGCTGGAACGATTCCTGCCGTGCTAAAAGGCTCCGGCGCCGCCTGA
- a CDS encoding phosphosulfolactate synthase — protein sequence MQKVREMVPPVRSHTADYLKLIGVPVLSPLTSPFDPGYDPATLESHLEQSSHLFSILKISMACWIVANEGATRKKVAAAKRYKVPTVTGGGPFEVAVAQGALPEYMDLCADIGVNRIECGEGFTEMTIVPSEIIRMAALRGLDVQFELGKKHTGPFAENNIGELIDQGRRWLDSGALQLVVEARESARGVGLFDEAGSFNAGFADRFAEAFGLKQVMFEAPNKPSQFALLNHFGREVHLCNVRLEELLRVEIYRRGLHSDAFAEAKLRPVRKV from the coding sequence ATGCAAAAAGTAAGGGAAATGGTCCCGCCCGTAAGGTCCCATACGGCGGATTATCTAAAGCTTATAGGTGTCCCCGTTCTCTCCCCGTTGACCAGCCCATTCGACCCGGGATATGATCCTGCGACGCTCGAAAGCCACCTCGAACAGAGCTCTCACCTCTTCTCGATTCTGAAGATTTCCATGGCCTGCTGGATAGTGGCAAATGAAGGCGCCACCCGGAAGAAGGTGGCAGCGGCCAAACGCTATAAGGTGCCGACGGTCACAGGTGGAGGGCCGTTTGAAGTGGCCGTTGCGCAAGGTGCGCTCCCGGAATACATGGACCTGTGCGCCGATATCGGGGTCAACCGCATCGAGTGTGGCGAAGGGTTCACGGAAATGACGATCGTACCCAGCGAAATTATCAGGATGGCCGCGTTACGTGGCCTCGACGTTCAATTCGAACTCGGCAAGAAGCATACCGGTCCGTTCGCGGAAAACAACATCGGCGAACTTATAGACCAGGGCCGGCGCTGGCTCGACAGCGGAGCGCTCCAGCTTGTCGTGGAAGCAAGAGAAAGCGCCCGCGGCGTTGGCCTCTTCGATGAGGCCGGAAGCTTCAACGCGGGATTCGCCGACCGATTTGCCGAGGCGTTCGGGCTCAAGCAGGTGATGTTTGAGGCGCCCAACAAGCCCAGCCAGTTCGCGTTGCTCAATCATTTTGGCCGGGAGGTCCATCTTTGCAACGTCCGCCTCGAGGAACTTCTGCGGGTGGAAATCTACAGGCGAGGACTGCACTCCGATGCTTTTGCAGAGGCAAAACTACGCCCCGTCCGAAAGGTATAA
- a CDS encoding class I SAM-dependent methyltransferase, which translates to MIGSTNLYSDSPLPGRPENSVDEFFHEHSQYWKDVYQADTLSAVIYRERRSAVLSMVHNLLLPVRSRILEVGCGAGSTSVALARRGYRVNAVDTVEGMLELTRQAANEAVVGADLEVSSADICQLSFPSGYFALALAVGVFAWLEQPRRALAELHRVTRSGGYVIITATNSWCLNQVLDPLCFPGLRPMRWQIAEVLEKFNVWRRSRPRQHRYSVKQVDALLSQTGFQKLTGRTLGFGPFTVFKQKLLPNRGDVKLHQKFQALADRRFPLVRSSGVVYVALAQKP; encoded by the coding sequence ATGATTGGCTCTACGAACCTCTATTCGGACAGCCCATTACCAGGCCGCCCTGAGAACTCTGTAGACGAGTTTTTCCATGAGCACTCGCAGTACTGGAAGGACGTTTACCAGGCGGACACCCTGAGCGCCGTCATCTACCGCGAACGGCGATCTGCAGTGCTGTCGATGGTCCACAATCTCCTGTTGCCTGTCCGATCTCGCATCCTGGAGGTCGGCTGTGGCGCAGGTTCAACCAGTGTTGCCCTGGCGAGAAGAGGTTACAGGGTCAATGCTGTGGACACAGTCGAAGGCATGCTTGAGCTTACACGCCAGGCGGCGAATGAGGCCGTCGTGGGCGCGGATCTCGAGGTGAGTTCGGCAGACATATGTCAGTTAAGCTTTCCTTCCGGGTACTTCGCACTCGCTCTGGCCGTGGGCGTGTTCGCCTGGCTGGAACAACCGCGACGGGCATTGGCAGAATTGCATCGCGTCACCAGGTCCGGCGGCTACGTCATCATCACGGCCACTAACAGTTGGTGCCTTAATCAGGTGCTTGATCCCCTGTGTTTTCCGGGACTGCGACCCATGCGATGGCAGATTGCCGAAGTGCTGGAGAAGTTCAACGTCTGGAGACGTTCGCGCCCCCGCCAGCACAGGTATTCAGTTAAGCAAGTCGATGCACTTCTCAGCCAAACTGGCTTTCAGAAGCTGACGGGAAGGACTCTGGGATTTGGTCCGTTTACTGTCTTTAAGCAGAAACTGTTGCCGAACCGGGGTGACGTCAAGCTCCATCAGAAATTTCAAGCCCTTGCAGACCGCCGATTTCCGTTAGTTCGGTCCAGTGGCGTGGTTTATGTTGCCCTGGCGCAGAAACCTTAG
- a CDS encoding carboxylate--amine ligase, translating to MLKFGDSSTPVVVLRSDSHGGLNIMRSLGGLGVPVYNVDPNPWAPAFRSRYCRGRFLWDIERRPAEESLEYMAAVRRRIGRPCILIPTTDRTANFVADHAETLAKDFVFPQQPAGLVHSLASKHDMFQLARRHGIPTPDAVFPGSREDVLVFLERARFPVMLKGIDGQRLWERTGKKMFIVNSKEELLERYDAAEDPHRPNLMLQEYIPGGDETVWMFNGYFNGDSDCLVGFTGKKIRQCPVHTGSTSLGICLPNRTVEETTRRFMRAVGYRGILDIGYRHDARDDQYKVLDVNPRIGATFRLFVGENGMDVARALYLDLTGQEVVATPSKEGRKWIVEDLDLVSSYRYFREGSLSLVGWIHSLRGIEEAAFICSDDLLPVAAMLASRTAELIRRIFRTCVSKAQRLSLGLGKRGRHLSRARSA from the coding sequence ATGCTGAAATTCGGAGATTCTTCCACGCCGGTCGTCGTGCTCAGATCCGACAGCCACGGCGGCTTGAACATCATGAGGAGCCTCGGCGGGCTTGGGGTACCCGTTTACAACGTGGATCCAAACCCCTGGGCGCCCGCATTTCGTTCCAGATATTGCCGGGGCCGGTTTCTGTGGGACATCGAGCGCCGCCCAGCAGAAGAGTCCCTGGAGTACATGGCCGCGGTCCGCAGGAGGATTGGAAGGCCCTGCATCCTGATTCCGACAACGGATCGAACGGCAAACTTTGTCGCAGACCATGCCGAAACGCTCGCGAAGGATTTCGTTTTCCCGCAACAACCGGCCGGCCTGGTGCATTCGCTTGCCAGCAAGCATGACATGTTCCAGCTCGCCCGGCGGCACGGCATTCCAACACCGGACGCCGTCTTTCCTGGTTCTCGTGAAGATGTATTGGTTTTCCTGGAACGGGCCCGCTTTCCCGTCATGCTCAAGGGGATTGATGGGCAGCGATTGTGGGAACGGACGGGGAAAAAGATGTTCATCGTCAACTCCAAAGAAGAGCTTCTGGAGCGCTACGATGCTGCTGAAGACCCGCACCGGCCCAATCTTATGCTGCAGGAGTATATCCCCGGCGGTGATGAAACCGTCTGGATGTTCAACGGTTATTTTAATGGGGATTCCGATTGCCTCGTCGGCTTTACTGGCAAGAAAATCCGTCAGTGCCCCGTCCACACCGGATCAACGAGCCTGGGAATCTGCCTCCCCAACCGGACGGTCGAGGAAACCACCAGACGCTTCATGAGGGCGGTGGGTTATCGAGGCATACTGGACATCGGATACCGCCATGATGCCCGGGACGATCAATACAAGGTCCTTGACGTGAACCCCAGGATTGGAGCTACGTTCCGCCTCTTCGTTGGCGAAAACGGCATGGACGTTGCTCGCGCGCTCTATCTTGACCTCACAGGCCAGGAAGTGGTGGCGACACCGTCAAAAGAAGGGCGGAAGTGGATCGTGGAGGACCTCGATCTGGTCTCGTCCTACCGCTATTTCCGCGAAGGTAGTTTGAGCCTGGTGGGCTGGATCCATTCCTTGCGGGGCATAGAAGAAGCTGCGTTCATCTGCTCCGACGATTTGCTCCCGGTTGCGGCAATGCTTGCCTCGCGGACCGCAGAGTTGATCAGACGGATCTTTCGGACTTGCGTTTCGAAGGCCCAGCGGCTCAGCCTCGGCCTGGGCAAGCGTGGACGCCACCTTTCCAGGGCACGGTCAGCCTAG